From the Purpureocillium takamizusanense chromosome 6, complete sequence genome, one window contains:
- a CDS encoding uncharacterized protein (TransMembrane:1 (n4-15c20/21o249-267i)~EggNog:ENOG503P5X4~SECRETED:SignalP(1-21~SECRETED:cutsite=TSA-SR~SECRETED:prob=0.4888)), whose amino-acid sequence MKRSALVVAFMGLVLPTATSASRHIVRQADSKGGDPIDDSKTKVCYPVVTSGTIPPCIEIATIESACQPNGTDAADYQAHAQCMCKGSFFADWKGCQNCLRVHGLRSERDNNYWNGVISVASNALCSGTPTAVFSDLFASAGSNTEAAPLATSGDTKSSDQFPGKTEVGLYYTATAPQGPGPITGAAATATEQATAMDTAAPESGSVVTSGASVTSSAGGNRTAFTQPGSSSTASAPLSAPTAAAPRDGLASGLAAAAAAAAVLMMAF is encoded by the coding sequence ATGAAGCGCTCCGCTCTTGTCGTGGCCTTCATGGGCCTCGTGCTCCCCACCgccacgtcggcctcgcgccaTATCGTCCGGCAAGCGGacagcaagggcggcgaccctATCGACGACAGCAAGACCAAGGTTTGCTACCCCGTTGTCACGAGCGGTACTATCCCTCCCTGCATCGAGATTGCCACCATCGAGTCTGCTTGTCAGCCCAATGggaccgacgccgccgactaCCAGGCACACGCGCAGTGCATGTGCAAGGGCAGCTTCTTTGCCGACTGGAAGGGCTGCCAGAACTGCCTTCGCGTTCACGGCCTCCGTAGCGAGCGCGACAACAATTACTGGAATGGCGTCATCTCCGTTGCCTCTAACGCTCTCTGCTCTGGCACCCCAACGGCCGTCTTCAGTGACTTGTTCGCGTCGGCGGGATCCAACACGGAGGCGGCACCACTGGCCACCTCTGGTGACACCAAGAGTTCGGATCAGTTTCCCGGGAAGACGGAGGTCGGTCTCTACTACACGGCAACGGCCCCGCAGGGTCCAGGCCCAATCactggtgctgccgccacggccactGAGCAAGCAACGGCCATGGACACCGCAGCCCCGGAGTCAGGCTCGGTTGTCACGTCGGGTGCGTCTGTCACTAGCAGCGCAGGCGGCAACCGGACAGCATTCACGCAGCCCGGTAGCTCGTCGACTGCGTCTGCACCACTAAGCGCAccgaccgctgctgctccccgcGACGGTTTGGCAtctgggctggcggcggcggcggcagcagcagcagtgctgatgatggcgttTTGA
- a CDS encoding uncharacterized protein (COG:S~EggNog:ENOG503P4T2), with the protein MPLTGHCLCKAVTYSVDVDAPLLTGYDHCDDCQRQSGSTYSLVAVVPKAKLTINGPVKKYSSKGSSGHDVHRIFCSECGSPIAHDPDAAPEIIALKAGTFDTDIKKNLKPDTEIWTVSKLPFCQEHLAKPFTHMPE; encoded by the exons ATGCCTCTCACCGGTCACTGCCTCTGCAAGGCTGTCACCTACTCGGTCGACGTTGATGCCCCCCTCCTCACGGGCTATGATCACTGCGACGACTGCCAGCGCCAGTCCGGCTCCACGTACT ccctcgtcgccgtcgtacccaaggccaagctcaCCATCAACGGCCCCGTCAAGAAGTACTCCAGCAAGGGCTCGTCGGGCCACGACGTCCACCGCATCTTCTGCTCCGAGTGCGGCTCCCCCATCGCCCACGACCCGGATGCCGCCCCCGAGATCATCGCCCTCAAGGCTGGCACGTTTGACACCGATATTAAGAAGAACCTGAAGCCC GACACGGAGATCTGGACCGTTAGCAAGCTACCCTTCTGCCAGGAGCACCTGGCCAAGCCCTTCACTCACATGCCCGAGTAG